From the Desulfovibrio sp. UIB00 genome, one window contains:
- a CDS encoding glycosyltransferase family 2 protein → MVDYAVIVPTLNEKDNVILTVERLERVLSGMNWEVVFVDDDSTDGTWQELLKLAAKKPHVRLIRRVNRRGLSSACVEGMLATAAPYLAVMDADLQHDAAILPQMFAALVNDEATVAVGSRYCDDGGVGEWDKTRAKMSQMATVLASKLLLTPCSDPMSGFFALKRSLIDEIAPDISLSGFKILFDILTTKDIPLKVKEIPYTFCTRIHGTTKLSVSTLIDFAWLLLKKISFRLPITNFFMFCLVGLTGVAVHFCVLYTMYKLFQYPFFLSQCTATFFAMTSNYFINNRLTFFSNQLRGKAFIKGYFLFCLACTFGAIVNIAISEMLFGLSLSWFFAAGAGIVAGSVVNYIISKTMVWKGL, encoded by the coding sequence ATGGTTGATTATGCAGTTATAGTTCCCACTCTCAACGAAAAAGACAACGTTATTCTTACTGTCGAACGACTTGAGCGTGTTCTTTCCGGCATGAACTGGGAAGTTGTATTTGTTGATGATGATTCTACAGACGGAACATGGCAAGAGCTTCTTAAACTTGCAGCAAAAAAACCTCATGTGCGTTTGATACGGCGCGTTAATCGCAGGGGTTTGTCCTCTGCCTGTGTTGAGGGCATGTTAGCTACGGCCGCCCCGTATCTTGCAGTAATGGATGCGGACCTGCAGCACGATGCCGCGATTTTACCCCAGATGTTTGCTGCCCTTGTTAACGACGAAGCCACAGTTGCCGTTGGCTCACGCTATTGCGATGACGGCGGCGTGGGAGAGTGGGACAAAACCCGGGCCAAAATGTCGCAGATGGCAACGGTGCTTGCGTCAAAACTTCTCCTGACACCTTGCTCTGACCCCATGAGCGGCTTCTTTGCGCTTAAACGCAGCCTCATTGATGAAATAGCGCCCGACATTTCTTTGAGTGGGTTCAAAATCCTCTTTGATATTCTGACCACTAAGGACATTCCCCTTAAGGTCAAAGAAATACCCTATACATTTTGCACCAGAATACATGGCACCACCAAGCTCAGCGTATCTACGCTTATTGATTTTGCATGGCTTCTGCTCAAAAAGATCAGCTTTCGACTCCCCATCACCAACTTTTTTATGTTTTGCCTGGTGGGGCTGACTGGTGTGGCTGTGCATTTTTGCGTGCTCTACACCATGTACAAACTATTTCAATATCCGTTCTTTTTGAGCCAGTGTACTGCAACTTTTTTTGCCATGACGTCTAACTACTTTATTAACAACAGATTGACGTTCTTCTCTAACCAGTTGCGTGGCAAGGCTTTCATTAAAGGGTATTTTCTTTTTTGCCTTGCGTGCACGTTTGGGGCGATTGTCAACATAGCAATTTCAGAAATGCTGTTTGGTCTGTCATTATCATGGTTTTTTGCGGCAGGTGCAGGCATTGTTGCGGGGTCTGTGGTCAACTATATCATTTCAAAAACTATGGTCTGGAAGGGACTGTGA
- a CDS encoding glycoside hydrolase family 99-like domain-containing protein: MMKAIAFYLPQFHVIPENDIYGKNFTEWCNVRGAVPLYEGHAQPHIPHDILGYYDLTDEKILTKQHHIAWDNNVTSFCYYYYNMAGRTLLDAPLHIINKSHLIRNEFCLCWAHECWYDNTQPQRIKPFIAQEYSPKNARKIIRDLAQYFDNPRHIRIDGKPLLLVFAPERNPLMSVYSEVWREEAWTMGHTGLCLAGVECHVGQHPANLGFDVMVEFAPNLNPMNMLSTTGEEPRRFDYAATVQDMLLKETPDYTRLRCTFPGWDNTPRRGRHGLSFEHTSVDVFIAALRAMAQHTRAYLPENLQYVFINAWNEWGEGCHLEPDQKDGFAYLLAVRDVMNEFNS, encoded by the coding sequence ATGATGAAAGCTATCGCGTTCTATTTGCCGCAATTTCATGTCATTCCAGAAAATGACATCTACGGCAAAAATTTTACGGAATGGTGCAACGTCCGAGGGGCCGTTCCCCTGTATGAAGGGCATGCCCAGCCGCATATTCCGCACGATATTTTGGGCTACTATGATCTTACTGATGAAAAGATCCTGACAAAGCAGCATCACATCGCCTGGGATAACAACGTTACGTCATTCTGCTACTATTACTACAACATGGCTGGGCGCACACTTTTGGATGCACCGCTGCACATCATCAACAAAAGCCACCTGATACGGAACGAATTTTGCCTCTGCTGGGCGCACGAATGCTGGTACGACAATACCCAGCCCCAGAGGATAAAACCGTTCATCGCACAAGAATATTCGCCGAAAAATGCCAGAAAGATTATCCGCGACCTCGCACAGTATTTTGACAATCCGCGCCATATCAGAATAGACGGCAAGCCCTTGCTGCTGGTCTTTGCACCGGAGCGTAATCCCCTGATGTCAGTGTACAGCGAGGTATGGCGCGAAGAAGCGTGGACCATGGGACACACGGGACTTTGTCTGGCTGGCGTGGAATGTCACGTGGGGCAGCATCCCGCCAATCTGGGATTTGACGTAATGGTGGAATTTGCCCCAAACCTGAACCCCATGAACATGCTCTCCACTACAGGAGAAGAACCCCGCCGTTTTGATTATGCTGCCACCGTGCAAGACATGCTGCTGAAAGAAACCCCCGATTATACACGGCTGCGTTGCACCTTCCCTGGTTGGGACAACACACCCCGGCGCGGCAGGCACGGGCTATCTTTTGAGCACACTTCAGTGGATGTATTCATCGCTGCCCTGCGCGCCATGGCGCAACATACCCGCGCGTATCTGCCAGAAAACCTGCAATATGTTTTTATCAACGCCTGGAACGAATGGGGCGAGGGTTGCCATCTGGAACCGGATCAAAAAGACGGTTTTGCGTATCTGCTCGCAGTGCGTGACGTGATGAACGAATTCAACTCCTAG
- a CDS encoding VOC family protein yields MFRYVHTNIIAKDAVRLIAFYKQTLHCLSIGQIRDLRGPWLDRLTGLPKAHITGEHLLLPGYDDSHPTLEIFSYDSLRDTLPPEVNRPGFAHIAFEVDDVHTTLAEIIAAGGGQVGEVVTAAYPNDMEAVFVYARDPEGNIIELQSWRKVETNS; encoded by the coding sequence ATGTTCCGTTATGTGCACACAAATATCATTGCAAAGGATGCAGTCAGGCTCATTGCCTTTTACAAGCAGACGCTGCATTGCTTGAGCATAGGACAAATACGTGACCTGCGAGGGCCGTGGCTTGACCGGCTCACCGGTTTGCCCAAGGCCCACATTACTGGCGAGCATCTGCTGCTGCCCGGCTACGACGACAGCCATCCAACGCTTGAAATTTTTTCATACGACAGCCTGCGCGACACCCTGCCGCCGGAGGTCAATCGCCCCGGCTTTGCGCACATTGCATTTGAAGTGGACGACGTGCACACAACCCTGGCAGAGATCATTGCCGCAGGTGGTGGACAGGTTGGAGAGGTTGTTACAGCCGCCTACCCCAACGACATGGAAGCGGTTTTTGTGTACGCGCGCGACCCTGAGGGCAACATCATTGAACTGCAAAGCTGGCGCAAGGTGGAGACAAATTCCTAG
- a CDS encoding DUF2079 domain-containing protein, translating into MQQKHIENAILWYIPALWTSLFIAASVMQMWSFTINDFDFSIFLTQIWRVWNGWDWHAPFTEYYLGMPYWGEHFTPISALLAPLIGPWKSPYAMSVLQAISTGFMIFLLPRLVRTIYRQEGDDSSSNWLWAAGILLVLVFVFRFVLAPWSRQVHFTTIATSLLMLAVLYLHQRRWVLMGICCLIVCMAEERAALSIFSLGMYAFLLLEMRKTGMVLCTFSSIWFIGASQVWLPHALKMAGTSLHYRFQNYINIMGSWDKKFFYLFRIVAYSWFLPFFGKKAFLSLLCTAPFLGIVVVSDYPTIWGMNGQYEDLLAIFLLISFCHAIIWLQHNLPPRWQKQILTAGTITIVITMFATQTGWYNPVATLARLSASPERTQYARLHAVLNKLPDFPDDINVWVQSGLGPHLFFPYSRMAADSRRMNQKLEKAFVIISPIVGTMRLNGRDEDKKEVAYAEAKAVFDTHPDLEKIYENDVAVLYVSHDIRTQNTDFSNKIQQLIASLQQ; encoded by the coding sequence ATGCAGCAAAAACATATTGAAAACGCTATTCTGTGGTATATACCCGCCCTCTGGACGAGTCTTTTTATTGCGGCCAGTGTTATGCAGATGTGGTCATTCACCATTAATGACTTTGATTTCAGTATATTTCTAACGCAGATATGGCGTGTCTGGAATGGCTGGGACTGGCACGCACCGTTTACCGAATATTATCTTGGCATGCCCTACTGGGGGGAACATTTCACCCCGATCAGCGCGCTCCTGGCACCGCTGATCGGCCCATGGAAGAGCCCCTATGCAATGAGTGTGCTTCAGGCCATCTCCACAGGTTTTATGATCTTTTTGCTGCCGCGCCTCGTCAGAACTATCTATCGGCAAGAAGGGGATGACTCATCAAGCAACTGGCTTTGGGCTGCTGGCATACTTCTGGTTCTTGTCTTTGTTTTTCGATTTGTGCTGGCCCCATGGTCACGACAAGTACATTTTACCACTATTGCCACCTCCCTTCTGATGCTTGCCGTGCTGTATTTGCACCAACGGCGCTGGGTGCTGATGGGAATATGCTGCCTTATCGTCTGCATGGCAGAGGAACGCGCTGCCCTAAGTATTTTCAGCCTCGGCATGTACGCCTTTCTTTTGCTTGAAATGCGCAAAACAGGCATGGTGCTGTGCACATTTTCTAGCATATGGTTTATTGGGGCTTCGCAGGTATGGCTGCCCCACGCGCTCAAGATGGCAGGAACTTCCCTGCATTACAGATTCCAAAACTATATAAACATCATGGGGAGCTGGGATAAAAAATTCTTTTATCTGTTTAGAATAGTCGCCTACTCATGGTTTTTGCCTTTTTTTGGAAAAAAGGCCTTTCTTTCCCTGCTTTGTACGGCACCGTTTTTGGGTATTGTGGTTGTTTCCGACTATCCCACCATTTGGGGGATGAACGGGCAATATGAAGATTTACTGGCAATTTTTCTGCTTATTTCTTTTTGCCACGCCATTATCTGGCTGCAACACAATCTTCCACCACGCTGGCAGAAACAGATCTTGACGGCGGGCACTATAACTATTGTCATAACCATGTTTGCTACTCAAACTGGCTGGTACAACCCTGTGGCCACGCTGGCAAGACTTTCCGCCTCACCCGAGCGTACCCAGTATGCCAGGCTTCACGCAGTGCTTAACAAACTGCCAGACTTTCCGGACGATATTAATGTGTGGGTGCAATCGGGGCTTGGGCCACACCTATTCTTTCCCTACAGTCGCATGGCCGCTGATTCAAGGCGTATGAATCAGAAGCTGGAAAAAGCCTTTGTGATAATTTCTCCCATTGTTGGCACCATGCGTTTAAACGGCAGGGATGAAGACAAAAAAGAAGTGGCTTATGCTGAAGCAAAAGCCGTGTTTGACACCCACCCAGACCTTGAAAAAATCTATGAAAATGACGTTGCAGTTCTGTATGTCAGCCACGACATCAGGACACAAAACACAGATTTTTCAAATAAAATTCAGCAACTCATTGCGAGTTTACAACAATAG
- a CDS encoding DUF6056 family protein yields MSQDSYEMQHTELNSAAQAAQKSARLRRNRFIFTSLLIVGIMSWFCAMSPWVSDDYSFSSIFPGCTGMWDMQVQEYFEWSGKFIGHFTSRILLRGPVWLHPLLTSIAFLLLVTSGSLLALGAQWRERLSAWHIAVMAGLVWIALPAFGTVFFWRTGTGDYGYSLMWGVLFLVPYRIWADKADFRMPGGLLYALVGVFAGWSNENVGMLVLLASLGVTLFRWRTSRSAPAWALSGITGAAFGWGMMMAAPGNAVRLAAVGGAEKIPLLSQPAFLHFLEFFGTQQLEMLPYFLSAMVFAWLLHRRGLLKPAVWVPSVIFFLMAQASLAAFAASPSTPYRAMSATFFFTALCPFSLLAALNPSSIRAKALLTIFCALLLSSVLLEARVFLMAQPFIAARNSNNLRSLDYPGTDKYFFPGYDIREVNLFSTDWRDLVPWNESHTLRVFEAPDARAFVACNIAFFDNLPQGKVHVAARRRTATTVSLLQQAARALFESPDEGLISARTAALRYFPASAMVTDDGKAAVFIPGIKSVDDIAYIAVEQPDAPLVWRRASASH; encoded by the coding sequence ATGAGCCAGGACTCTTACGAAATGCAACACACTGAATTAAATTCCGCCGCGCAGGCTGCTCAAAAATCCGCTCGTTTACGTCGCAATCGCTTTATTTTCACAAGTCTGCTCATCGTGGGCATCATGTCATGGTTTTGCGCCATGTCTCCTTGGGTCAGCGATGATTATTCTTTCTCCAGTATCTTTCCTGGCTGCACGGGCATGTGGGATATGCAGGTACAGGAATACTTTGAATGGAGTGGAAAATTTATCGGGCATTTCACATCGCGCATACTTCTGCGCGGCCCGGTCTGGCTGCACCCCTTGCTCACTTCCATCGCATTTCTGCTGCTTGTTACAAGTGGCTCCCTGCTGGCCTTGGGCGCGCAGTGGCGTGAACGCCTGAGCGCCTGGCACATCGCTGTCATGGCCGGGCTTGTGTGGATTGCCCTACCTGCTTTTGGAACCGTTTTTTTCTGGCGCACTGGTACGGGCGATTACGGCTACAGCCTCATGTGGGGTGTTCTTTTTTTGGTGCCGTACCGCATCTGGGCCGACAAAGCAGACTTCCGTATGCCGGGCGGCCTGCTTTATGCGCTTGTGGGTGTTTTTGCTGGCTGGAGCAACGAGAATGTCGGAATGCTGGTTCTGCTTGCATCTCTGGGCGTGACGCTGTTTCGCTGGCGCACATCCCGCAGCGCGCCAGCGTGGGCACTCTCGGGCATTACTGGGGCAGCCTTTGGCTGGGGCATGATGATGGCCGCACCGGGCAATGCCGTGCGCCTCGCAGCCGTTGGCGGAGCGGAAAAAATCCCGCTGCTGTCCCAGCCTGCTTTTCTGCACTTTTTGGAATTTTTTGGCACGCAACAACTTGAAATGCTGCCCTATTTTCTTTCAGCCATGGTGTTTGCATGGCTGTTGCACCGCCGGGGACTTTTAAAGCCTGCCGTGTGGGTCCCGTCAGTAATTTTCTTTCTCATGGCCCAGGCCAGCCTGGCAGCCTTTGCCGCCAGCCCCTCAACACCCTACCGGGCCATGAGCGCCACCTTTTTTTTCACTGCGCTCTGCCCTTTTTCACTGCTTGCGGCTCTGAACCCCTCCAGCATCAGGGCCAAGGCGCTACTTACCATTTTCTGCGCCCTGCTGCTCTCAAGCGTACTGCTTGAGGCCCGCGTTTTTCTCATGGCGCAGCCGTTTATTGCCGCGCGCAACAGTAACAACTTGCGCAGCCTGGACTACCCGGGAACAGACAAGTATTTCTTTCCCGGCTACGACATCCGCGAGGTAAACCTTTTTTCAACGGATTGGCGTGATCTTGTACCCTGGAACGAGTCGCATACGTTGCGCGTATTTGAAGCGCCCGATGCCCGAGCGTTCGTGGCATGCAACATTGCATTTTTTGACAACCTGCCTCAGGGCAAAGTCCATGTGGCAGCCAGGAGACGCACCGCCACCACTGTAAGCCTCTTGCAACAGGCCGCAAGGGCCTTGTTTGAGAGCCCTGACGAAGGACTTATTTCAGCCAGAACAGCTGCTCTGCGGTATTTTCCCGCCTCTGCCATGGTTACGGACGATGGCAAGGCCGCGGTGTTTATTCCCGGCATCAAATCTGTGGACGACATCGCCTATATCGCTGTAGAACAGCCAGACGCGCCCCTTGTGTGGCGCAGAGCAAGTGCGTCCCATTAA
- a CDS encoding methyl-accepting chemotaxis protein produces MRQISISTICTLSITAAVVGIIAVLVLYVSTSSYRMVAGVQTEALDQTSKIVARSAEMYIQQSVDVATILARQDVVIKAFEGQPQEAQTLLSGYVKSLPGYWSFFAFDLKGRIVAGINADNVDITGGNRADRDYARQIFSGKDVALSESVMKATSGDVLIYVAAKAVRGKDGALLGAVAVCPRWTDFTEKTIDPIRLGRRGYGFTIDQSGRFISHSLDKKLLLQDYSKEKFIQDALAKGSGTFSYVWKGEDKFMSVATVPATGWLVCMSAYDTELTAPAADQRWVLYIIGLGAAILLNIVLGVISKKLVFGPLQRISDFTEAVAQGDFKATLSGKYRAEMRRFAEHLCVMVDELKKRLGFAQGVLNGIPTPCYIVGSDFKITWLNEQACSLLDKPDPKDTYLGQRSGLFSRGDANHETLSDRAIKERKALSREFDYTAQSGKQLRVSVQTTPFYDLDGRMLGSITFWTDLTEIYGQKTRIESQNAAIAQTAVEVSQVAENIATASQQLSQQIAHSSEGAREQSGRVSDTANAVEEMNATILEVARSASATSENAEKAKLKAQDGARLVEEVSAAVLSIRNEAGQMTDSMRSLGEQAQGIGAIMGVISDIADQTNLLALNAAIEAARAGEAGRGFAVVADEVRKLAEKTAHATTEVRTAIGGIQSGTNTAAAQMDAAVERVTLATGLAQRSGEALAEIVGMVESAGDQVRSIATAAEQQSATSEEINRAVSSISVIASETDNAMAQSTEAVEALVVQTKKLEQLIATLRSS; encoded by the coding sequence ATGCGCCAGATCAGCATCAGTACTATCTGCACCTTGTCCATCACGGCAGCGGTTGTTGGCATCATTGCGGTGCTTGTTCTCTACGTGTCCACTTCGTCATACCGTATGGTAGCCGGTGTGCAAACCGAGGCTCTGGACCAAACCAGCAAAATTGTGGCGCGCTCGGCAGAAATGTACATTCAGCAATCTGTAGATGTCGCCACCATTCTTGCCCGCCAGGATGTGGTGATCAAGGCTTTTGAAGGGCAACCGCAAGAAGCCCAGACTCTCTTGAGCGGGTATGTCAAATCCCTGCCGGGTTACTGGTCTTTTTTTGCCTTTGACCTCAAAGGACGTATTGTTGCCGGGATAAATGCCGACAATGTTGACATTACCGGCGGCAACAGGGCTGATCGGGATTATGCCCGCCAGATATTCAGCGGCAAGGATGTCGCCCTGAGCGAAAGCGTCATGAAAGCCACCTCGGGCGATGTGTTGATCTACGTGGCGGCCAAAGCTGTGCGCGGCAAGGACGGCGCGTTGCTCGGCGCCGTGGCCGTGTGCCCCCGCTGGACGGACTTTACGGAAAAAACCATTGATCCCATCCGGCTGGGACGGCGTGGATACGGCTTTACCATCGACCAGAGTGGCCGTTTTATATCCCACAGCTTGGACAAAAAACTGCTGCTTCAGGATTATTCCAAAGAAAAGTTTATTCAGGATGCGCTTGCCAAAGGCAGCGGAACCTTCAGCTATGTTTGGAAAGGCGAAGACAAGTTCATGTCTGTGGCCACAGTTCCGGCTACGGGGTGGCTTGTGTGCATGAGCGCCTATGATACAGAACTCACCGCTCCAGCTGCAGACCAACGGTGGGTGCTGTATATAATTGGCTTGGGTGCGGCTATTCTGCTGAACATAGTTCTGGGTGTTATTAGCAAAAAATTGGTATTTGGCCCCCTGCAGCGCATATCTGACTTCACCGAGGCCGTTGCCCAAGGGGATTTTAAGGCTACGCTTTCTGGCAAGTACCGTGCAGAGATGCGGCGCTTTGCCGAACATTTGTGCGTGATGGTGGACGAGCTGAAAAAACGCCTTGGTTTTGCCCAGGGGGTGCTCAACGGCATACCCACGCCATGCTACATCGTGGGCAGCGATTTCAAGATAACCTGGCTGAATGAGCAGGCGTGCAGCTTGCTGGATAAGCCGGACCCCAAGGATACATATCTGGGTCAGCGTTCTGGCCTTTTCTCAAGGGGGGATGCCAACCATGAAACGCTGTCTGACCGGGCCATCAAGGAGCGCAAGGCTCTGAGCCGTGAGTTCGACTATACGGCGCAGTCAGGAAAGCAATTGCGTGTTTCCGTGCAGACAACGCCATTTTATGATCTGGATGGCCGCATGCTGGGTTCCATTACATTCTGGACGGATCTGACGGAAATTTACGGTCAGAAAACGCGCATTGAATCGCAGAACGCGGCCATTGCCCAGACTGCCGTTGAGGTTTCGCAAGTGGCGGAAAATATCGCCACAGCCTCGCAGCAGCTTTCGCAGCAGATTGCGCATTCAAGCGAGGGCGCGCGCGAGCAGAGTGGCCGCGTGAGCGACACTGCCAATGCCGTGGAAGAGATGAACGCCACGATTCTTGAGGTTGCCAGAAGCGCCTCTGCCACATCGGAAAATGCCGAAAAGGCCAAGCTTAAGGCGCAGGACGGCGCCCGGCTGGTGGAGGAAGTCAGCGCCGCAGTACTGAGCATCCGGAATGAAGCCGGGCAGATGACCGACAGCATGCGCAGCCTGGGCGAACAGGCGCAGGGCATAGGGGCCATCATGGGCGTTATTTCGGATATCGCAGACCAAACCAACCTTCTGGCGCTCAATGCCGCCATTGAGGCAGCGCGCGCTGGCGAAGCCGGGCGCGGCTTTGCCGTGGTGGCGGACGAAGTGCGCAAACTGGCGGAAAAAACCGCCCACGCCACCACCGAGGTGCGCACGGCAATTGGTGGCATACAAAGCGGTACCAATACCGCTGCCGCGCAGATGGATGCCGCCGTGGAGCGCGTAACCCTGGCCACAGGGCTAGCTCAACGTTCTGGTGAGGCCCTGGCCGAAATTGTGGGTATGGTTGAATCTGCTGGGGATCAGGTGCGTTCCATTGCCACCGCCGCTGAGCAGCAATCCGCTACGTCTGAAGAGATAAACCGTGCGGTCAGTTCCATCAGTGTTATCGCTTCTGAAACGGACAATGCCATGGCTCAGTCAACAGAGGCGGTCGAAGCTCTTGTGGTGCAGACTAAAAAACTTGAACAGCTTATAGCGACCTTACGCTCCAGTTAA
- a CDS encoding HD domain-containing phosphohydrolase: MEAISLKELAVPIIKSIDSCNYLLKSHHRRTAVIAYHIGKKMDLDSDQLFRLIIAAAVHDVGALSVQERNALIQADVHNPRPHCEMGYRMLSSFGPFKDVARIIRYHHIHYDASLNMDEGEVLLDSHILHLADRVDVLINPDVFVLKQKASVIEKIRDNVSTTFHPDVFAAFVQASAPDIFWIEINNLELDQLFRLVDSSMNFDLTLENVLDFALTISRIIDFRSHFTASHSYTVANLACELGKIFGFSRERCLKLKISGYLHDIGKIGIDPGLIEKGGPLTDDEFDQVKLHTYYTGQILSSLSISEWFSEIVLWAKNHHEKVDGSGYPYSLQDENLDVGSKILAFSDVIAALMEDRPYRKSLPIDTAFEIIRKSISAKISDQMFDAIEGYKDEINAIVLQCQQNIRKQYRPEAAS, translated from the coding sequence ATGGAAGCTATTTCTCTGAAAGAATTGGCCGTTCCGATCATTAAATCCATCGATAGCTGCAATTACCTGTTAAAGTCGCACCATAGGCGTACAGCCGTCATTGCCTACCATATTGGCAAAAAAATGGATCTTGACTCTGATCAGCTCTTCAGACTGATCATTGCAGCTGCTGTCCACGACGTTGGAGCCTTGTCTGTTCAGGAACGTAATGCGCTCATTCAGGCTGACGTGCATAATCCAAGGCCGCACTGTGAAATGGGATACAGAATGCTGTCGTCATTCGGCCCGTTCAAGGACGTTGCCAGGATCATCAGGTATCATCATATCCACTATGATGCATCGCTGAATATGGATGAAGGCGAGGTGCTGCTGGACAGTCACATACTTCACCTTGCGGACCGGGTTGACGTGCTGATCAATCCAGATGTTTTTGTGCTCAAGCAAAAGGCCTCGGTCATAGAAAAAATCAGGGACAACGTTTCCACTACGTTTCATCCTGATGTTTTCGCGGCCTTTGTGCAGGCATCAGCCCCGGATATCTTCTGGATAGAAATCAATAATCTCGAGCTTGATCAGCTTTTCAGGCTGGTCGATTCGTCGATGAATTTTGATCTTACACTTGAAAATGTTCTCGATTTTGCCTTGACTATTTCGCGCATCATTGATTTTCGAAGCCATTTTACGGCCTCGCATTCCTACACGGTAGCCAATCTTGCTTGCGAACTCGGCAAGATATTTGGTTTTTCCCGCGAGCGTTGCCTGAAGCTGAAGATTAGCGGCTATCTGCACGACATAGGTAAAATCGGAATCGACCCCGGCCTTATTGAAAAGGGAGGCCCACTCACTGATGATGAATTTGATCAGGTCAAGCTGCATACGTATTATACGGGGCAAATACTGAGCAGCCTCAGCATTTCTGAGTGGTTTTCTGAAATTGTGCTCTGGGCCAAAAATCATCACGAGAAGGTCGATGGATCTGGGTATCCGTATTCCCTGCAAGATGAGAATCTGGATGTGGGTTCAAAAATACTGGCGTTTTCAGATGTGATTGCAGCATTGATGGAAGATCGTCCATATCGCAAAAGCCTGCCTATTGATACGGCCTTTGAGATAATCAGAAAAAGTATCTCTGCAAAGATATCTGATCAAATGTTTGATGCCATAGAAGGGTACAAGGATGAAATAAACGCTATTGTCTTGCAGTGCCAGCAGAACATCAGAAAACAATACAGGCCGGAAGCGGCCAGTTAG
- a CDS encoding diguanylate cyclase: MTTSTFWTIGLIMLVSQKLSDQLRSSKQFLESTLDGLSANIALINAEGEIVLVNQAWRNFAVANGMSQEFVSEGVNYLRVCEGVCVDNALEANSFAQGIRDVLECKLETFSMEYGCHSPEQKRWFLGRVNPFCGDGPRMVVVAHEDITERKLAEIALAESNRKLELMSNEDGLTKISNRRHFDAMLAYERNRHIRSGARLSLIMLDIDFFKNYNDTYGHVKGDECLQTVAQTVAQCLNRPTDMAARYGGEEFVCLLPETDILGAVSLAERIRKAVMQCGIPHAASQVARVVTVSVGVVSCTCQESTTPELIVQHADEQLYLAKHEGRNCVKFRSDEDGMYAQMHNGNSLGLKVLWNSEYASGNAELDEQHMELVSIVNSLLDRVLAEGDLLDLNSRFNDVYHIVEKHFNDEEAVLRGSGYPEVDEHVARHKELLQKCSGLLKQDAETPVSPVQMLQCIIHDLVLNHMVKEDGKYFAFLNGIEAAAEQRESKGKS, translated from the coding sequence ATGACCACCAGCACCTTTTGGACAATAGGGCTCATTATGCTGGTGAGCCAGAAGTTGTCCGACCAGTTGCGTTCTTCCAAGCAGTTTCTGGAGTCCACGCTCGACGGACTTTCCGCCAATATCGCCCTCATCAACGCCGAAGGTGAGATTGTGTTGGTCAATCAGGCCTGGCGCAACTTTGCTGTTGCAAATGGCATGTCGCAGGAGTTTGTTTCCGAAGGGGTAAATTATCTGCGTGTCTGCGAAGGCGTGTGTGTTGATAATGCTCTGGAAGCCAATTCATTTGCTCAGGGCATAAGGGATGTTCTTGAATGCAAGCTTGAAACGTTCTCCATGGAATATGGCTGCCATTCGCCAGAGCAAAAGCGCTGGTTTTTGGGCAGGGTCAACCCTTTTTGCGGAGACGGCCCGCGCATGGTTGTGGTGGCGCACGAAGACATTACGGAGCGAAAGCTTGCAGAGATCGCCCTTGCGGAATCCAACCGCAAGCTCGAACTCATGAGCAACGAGGATGGTCTGACAAAAATTTCCAACAGGCGGCATTTTGACGCCATGCTCGCTTATGAGCGAAATCGCCACATCCGTTCCGGGGCAAGGCTTTCGCTCATCATGTTGGACATAGATTTTTTCAAGAATTACAATGACACATACGGCCATGTGAAGGGTGATGAATGCCTTCAGACTGTTGCTCAGACCGTGGCGCAATGCCTTAACCGCCCCACAGATATGGCCGCGCGGTATGGTGGAGAGGAATTTGTCTGTCTGTTGCCCGAAACCGACATTCTTGGCGCGGTGAGTCTGGCCGAACGCATACGCAAGGCTGTCATGCAGTGCGGGATTCCCCATGCGGCGTCACAGGTAGCCAGGGTGGTGACGGTCAGTGTTGGGGTCGTGTCCTGCACCTGTCAGGAATCCACAACTCCAGAGCTGATTGTGCAACACGCGGATGAACAGCTCTATCTGGCAAAGCATGAAGGCCGTAACTGCGTTAAATTCCGGTCAGATGAGGACGGGATGTATGCCCAGATGCACAACGGAAACAGCTTGGGGCTGAAAGTGCTATGGAACAGCGAGTATGCTTCCGGCAATGCGGAGCTGGACGAGCAGCACATGGAGCTGGTTTCCATTGTGAACAGCCTGCTTGATCGTGTGCTCGCTGAGGGAGATCTTCTTGATCTCAATTCCCGGTTTAACGATGTGTATCATATTGTAGAAAAGCATTTTAATGACGAAGAAGCGGTGCTGCGCGGCAGTGGATACCCGGAGGTTGACGAGCATGTGGCCCGGCACAAAGAATTGCTGCAAAAGTGCTCGGGCCTGCTCAAACAGGATGCGGAAACTCCTGTGTCCCCCGTGCAAATGCTGCAATGCATAATACACGACCTCGTGCTGAACCACATGGTCAAGGAAGACGGAAAGTACTTTGCGTTTTTAAACGGCATTGAGGCTGCTGCAGAGCAGCGTGAGAGTAAGGGAAAATCTTAA